AAGTACTTTATCCCTATCCCTTGTTTGCTAGTCAAGATGTTGGATCTTAACACTTCTGCCTAATAGGTTATTCATAACAATGATTTTCCGTCCAAACGTGACATGTTACCTGACACATATTTTGTTAACCGGCTAACTGTTTCTAAATCAATATATCATTGCACGAACCAATGCTAGAAAATCTGTTTTACATTGCAGCTAAAGAAGTGAACGATGGTTGCATCTGCAATTCGGGGGGATGGTACTGGTTGTGAGAGCTGCACGACAGTTGAtgatttatattatttgttcatgatgtgatttatatatttttggaaaacaGTTACAATTTTATTTCAGATTAGTGATTATTTCACTCGGGGCAGGCTCATCGTAAGTTGGTTTATGATGACAGCAGAAGAAACAAAATACTTTTCTAACAATGGATGATTTAATATAAGTAACAAGGTTTTCAGTGTCCCttgacatgaagattatgtgaGGTGTATTTTAGCTAAAATAagatgttacattctttgacCTGGAAATTGTAGTTTAATCTCTCACATTTGTATAGGCTGTAGAGAGCAGTAGCTACATGGCAGCAAAGATGGGGTTCAACAATGTTCAGAAATTGTATATGAACCTAAATTTCATACAGtgtgaatttgattgaaaaacTCACCGATACTTTGATGTATATGTGGAGCAAAATTAGTAACGACCAATAGTTAAGtaaacaataataatcacgaagaAAGCaagataaaaacaaagaaataacaGACAATATTTGTTTATCCAATTTGGTCCAAAGATGGTCATCAATGTTCCATTCCACTAATTCAAAAAGTTTCGTTACAAAGagattttaaaatcaattataaGAATCAACCTTCAGTGATTCGTCGATCCTTTGCTCAATCCTAGTGTAGTACCAAGAAAAACCCATTTGTTGCTAATTGAATTCCTTTTTACACCCCCCTCTCTCTCCCCTAATTGAATTCTTGTTTAACATgcctttatatatatagagaatCTCAGTCCTAAAAATacagggaaaaaaaaaaatcagatttttataCACTAGGCTAGGCTACCCGGTAGcacctaataaaaaaaaaagacagaaCTGAGCCTAGCTCTCGGCGCCAGTCTTCCACGCCTGGACACAAACCTGCAACGACTGGGCGTAAAATGCtcttaaaaaatgatttttcgGATTTTTAAGTCAATCTTTAAGAGTTTGGTGGTTTATGGTACAAATACATTCGTGAATGGTTTGTTGAAATATAATGCACATTTCTAGAATGCAATGGTAATTTATAGAATAACTAGTACTTGTTAAGTAATGATGCACATTTATAGAGTTTTATAGAATACTTTACTAATGCATAGAATAAATCAATAGCATATATATCAGGaaatgttataaaaattctGGAATGTAGTATCTAGAATATATCTCTTACACCTATAAACAGGTAAACTTATGTACAATTATATTCAAGTTTTTTAGGTGGAATGTCACTAACATTGAAGGCTTCACATACTAAACTGTTGCCTGTTGTCTCATGCTGCTAACATTACACTAATTGTTTCCAACTCCAACACTACAATTCCATCACTAATTGTTTCTAATAGCATCCAATTTTAGGGAAATACAATCTATTCTTGCTTCAAGTCCTCACACTACTTGTTATTATCTTCTAACTATCAACTAAAACCTTCTACACTATCCAACTGCATTATAAAGTACTAACTCAAATAGTAACAGTTTGGTAGTGCTGCATTTTCTGGATTATTATTGTTCTCTATTGTTCCGAAGTTCCGAACAGTTTTAATTACTAGTTACAAGAGTTCTGCATAAAATCCACAAAAAAAGAAGAGTTCTACAGAACaatgtaaatataagatttttATGTGAGATTTCAAGTTGTGAGGAATCATTCAACTCAAAACCTCAAACTACATCTTTTTGTCTCAAATGAGCATTAGTAAGATCAGCATCAGATTCTTCTAGGACAGCAATCACAGAACATATTCATTTCCAATATTATCTAAACACAAACCACTCACCCAAAACACAGAACATGCCCTTTTTTGTCCCAAACCATAAACTTAAATATTCACACCAATTTAGTACAAAACAACACCTCCTGTCTTTCCAAGAATAAtatctttgataaaaaaaaactgtgtaTACTATACACCATCAATTTAATTCATCCTCATTGAGGAATTTCATGGAATGTATCAATCAAGAACCAATAGCAATACAATGAAGAACTTAAAAAACTACTATTTGCAAACAACCTTTCAAATCTTCCACTTCATCACAGCACAAGAACCATGTTAATCTATAGCCACACAAACTATTCTTCACTTGCATCTAGCATTCAACCACTTCAAAATATCATTCCTAACAATTTCAACATTCTCATCAGTTTCTCCAAAAAGCAAAGAATGCATCATCCCATCAAACACCCTAATAGTCTTATCTTCACTCCTAGCTTCTTCATACAATTCTCTACTAACTTCAGGATCAGTAACAACATCAGCACTACCATGTAACACAATAAAAGGAAGTTCAACATCACAAAGCTTCTTACTCAAAATATCAGTAACCCTCAAAAGCTCCACCACAGTCCCTAACCTAGGTTTCCCTCTATACCTCAAAGGGTTCATTTGAGCAATAACCTTCTTATGATCAACTTTCACAGACTTATACAAAAGATCAGGAGTAGGCACAATAGGCAAAGTTGGAAAAAACTTAGCTAAAAAAGTAAGAATCTGAGGAATAGGCCATTTGGGTTTAACCTTATCAGAAATTTTACACATGGGTGCAACCAAGATAGCACCTTGAAACCCTTTTGGATCAGCAAAATGAATCAAAAGACAAATAGCACCACCCATTGATTCACCATAAAGAAAACAAGGCAACCGAAtaaatttttcatcttttttgaTGGAATTGAAGAAAGAGAGACAATCTTGTACAACAAGGTCAACGCTAGGGACAAAAGCTTTAAGACCTTG
This portion of the Trifolium pratense cultivar HEN17-A07 linkage group LG3, ARS_RC_1.1, whole genome shotgun sequence genome encodes:
- the LOC123916367 gene encoding caffeoylshikimate esterase, giving the protein MEEEREENQTLLQSSSYPYYWGYTPEEQFYKQQKITSTKSSFTTPRGLTLFTRSWLPSLTTPPRALIFMIHGYGNDISWTFQSTPIFLAQMGFACFSLDLQGHGHSQGLKAFVPSVDLVVQDCLSFFNSIKKDEKFIRLPCFLYGESMGGAICLLIHFADPKGFQGAILVAPMCKISDKVKPKWPIPQILTFLAKFFPTLPIVPTPDLLYKSVKVDHKKVIAQMNPLRYRGKPRLGTVVELLRVTDILSKKLCDVELPFIVLHGSADVVTDPEVSRELYEEARSEDKTIRVFDGMMHSLLFGETDENVEIVRNDILKWLNARCK